In Meriones unguiculatus strain TT.TT164.6M chromosome 17, Bangor_MerUng_6.1, whole genome shotgun sequence, a single window of DNA contains:
- the Slc7a4 gene encoding cationic amino acid transporter 4 isoform X4 — protein MWRGEVHHSFHIRDSGVQPWPPGRLASVGSRSWFRTPSAMARGLPSTARLARFCQKLNRLKPLEESSMETSLRRCLSTLDLTLLGVGGMVGSGLYVLTGTVAKDMAGPAVLLSFLVAAVASLLAALCYAEFGARVPRTGSAYLFTYVSMGEIWAFLIGWNVLLEYLIGGAAVARAWSGYLDAIFNHSIRNFTESHVGVWQMPFLAHYPDFLAAGILLVASAFVSCGARVSSWLNHTFSAISLIVILFIIVLGFILARPHNWSAEEGGFAPFGFSGILAGTATCFYAFVGFDVIAASSEEAKNPRWAVPMAIAISLGLAAGAYILVSTVLTLMVPWHSLDPDSALADAFYRRGYSWAGFIVAVGSICAMNTVLLSNLFSLPRIVYAMAADGLFFQIFARVHPRTQVPVVGILVFGVLMALLALLLDLEALVQFLSIGTLLAYTFVATSIIVLRFQKASPLDSPCLASPGPTAKKYDSFSDHIQLVGDAQNLMSEPGQLRPTLKPFLGFLDGCIPGTAVAWALGILVASAISLACVLVFGNSELHLPQWGYVLLLVISGAVFLLSLLVLGAHQQQKKQDTFQIPLVPLTPALSILLNICLMLKLSYLTWLRFIFWLLLAIKP, from the exons ATGTGGCGAGGGGAGGTGCACCACAGCTTCCACATCCGGGACTCGGGGGTGCAGCCCTGGCCTCCTGGCCGCCTGGCTTCAG TAGGTTCCAGAAGCTGGTTCAGGACTCCGTCTGCCATGGCCCGGGGACTGCCCAGCACTGCCCGCTTGGCACGCTTCTGCCAGAAACTGAACCGTCTAAAGCCACTGGAAGAGTCTAGCATGGAGACGTCACTGCGACGCTGTCTGTCCACACTGGACTTGACCCTGTTGGGTGTGGGTGGCATGGTGGGATCTGGGCTTTATGTGCTCACAGGCACGGTGGCCAAGGACATGGCTGGACCTGCTGTGCTCTTATCCTTTTTGGTGGCCGCTGTAGCCTCCCTGTTGGCAGCCCTGTGCTATGCAGAATTTGGAGCCCGTGTGCCTCGAACCGGCTCTGCATACTTGTTCACCTATGTGTCCATGGGCGAAATATGGGCATTCCTCATTGGCTGGAAcgtgcttctggaatacctcattgGGGGGGCTGCAGTGGCCCGGGCCTGGAGTGGCTATTTGGACGCCATCTTTAACCACAGCATTCGCAACTTCACAGAGTCTCACGTGGGTGTCTGGCAGATGCCCTTCCTGGCCCACTATCCAGATTTTCTGGCTGCTGGCATTTTACTGGTGGCTTCCGCCTTTGTTTCTTGTGGAGCCCGAGTCTCCTCCTGGCTTAACCACACATTCTCAGCCATCAGTCTGATTGTTATCCTTTTCATCATTGTCCTGGGTTTCATCCTGGCCCGCCCTCACAACTGGAGTGCAGAAGAGGGTGGCTTTGCACCCTTTGGCTTCTCTGGCATCCTGGCTGGCACAGCTACCTGTTTCTATGCCTTTGTGGGCTTTGATGTCATTGCTGCCTCCAGTGAGGAAGCCAAAAACCCACGGTGGGCTGTGCCAATGGCCATTGCCATCTCCCTTGGCCTGGCAGCTGGTGCTTATATTCTGGTCTCCACTGTGTTAACCCTCATGGTACCTTGGCACAGCCTGGACCCTGACTCAGCACTTGCTGATGCTTTCTACAggcggggctacagctgggctggCTTCATTGTGGCAGTTGGCTCCATTTGTG ccatgaatacGGTCCTGCTCAGCAACCTCTTCTCCCTGCCACGCATTGTCTATGCCATGGCCGCTGACGGGCTCTTCTTCCAGATATTTGCTCGGGTGCATCCCCGGACGCAGGTGCCTGTGGTGGGGATCCTGGTGTTTGGGGTCCTCATGGCTCTCCTGGCACTGCTGCTGGACCTTGAGGCACTGGTCCAGTTCCTATCCATCGGCACCCTGCTGGCCTATACTTTTGTGGCCACCAGCATCATTGTGCTGCGTTTTCAGAAAGCTTCTCCACTCGACTCTCCTTGCCTAGCCAGCCCTGGCCCCACAGCTAAGAAGTACGACTCCTTCTCAGACCATATACAGCTAGTGGGTGATGCACAAAACTTGATGTCTGAGCCTGGGCAGCTGCGACCAACTCTGAAGCCCTTCCTGGGCTTCCTGGATGGATGCATCCCTGGAACTGCTGTGGCCTGGGCGCTTGGCATCTTGGTAGcctcagccatctctctggcgTGTGTACTGGTCTTCGGGAACTCAGAGCTGCACCTCCCACAGTGGGGCTATGTCTTGCTGCTGGTCATCAGTGGTGCTGTTTTTCTGCTAAGCCTTCTGGTCCTGGGGGCTCACCAGCAGCAAAAGAAGCAAGACACTTTCCAG ATACCTTTGGTGCCCCTGACTCCAGCCCTGAGCATCcttctcaacatctgcctcatgCTGAAGCTGAGCTACCTGACCTGGCTGCGTTTTATCTTCTGGCTGCTGCTCG caataaaaccctaa
- the Slc7a4 gene encoding cationic amino acid transporter 4 isoform X1: MWRGEVHHSFHIRDSGVQPWPPGRLASVGSRSWFRTPSAMARGLPSTARLARFCQKLNRLKPLEESSMETSLRRCLSTLDLTLLGVGGMVGSGLYVLTGTVAKDMAGPAVLLSFLVAAVASLLAALCYAEFGARVPRTGSAYLFTYVSMGEIWAFLIGWNVLLEYLIGGAAVARAWSGYLDAIFNHSIRNFTESHVGVWQMPFLAHYPDFLAAGILLVASAFVSCGARVSSWLNHTFSAISLIVILFIIVLGFILARPHNWSAEEGGFAPFGFSGILAGTATCFYAFVGFDVIAASSEEAKNPRWAVPMAIAISLGLAAGAYILVSTVLTLMVPWHSLDPDSALADAFYRRGYSWAGFIVAVGSICAMNTVLLSNLFSLPRIVYAMAADGLFFQIFARVHPRTQVPVVGILVFGVLMALLALLLDLEALVQFLSIGTLLAYTFVATSIIVLRFQKASPLDSPCLASPGPTAKKYDSFSDHIQLVGDAQNLMSEPGQLRPTLKPFLGFLDGCIPGTAVAWALGILVASAISLACVLVFGNSELHLPQWGYVLLLVISGAVFLLSLLVLGAHQQQKKQDTFQIPLVPLTPALSILLNICLMLKLSYLTWLRFIFWLLLGLVVYFGYGVWHSKEKEREPLELTTAHYVVFPSGSLEETVQAVQPASQAPVQESGCAE, from the exons ATGTGGCGAGGGGAGGTGCACCACAGCTTCCACATCCGGGACTCGGGGGTGCAGCCCTGGCCTCCTGGCCGCCTGGCTTCAG TAGGTTCCAGAAGCTGGTTCAGGACTCCGTCTGCCATGGCCCGGGGACTGCCCAGCACTGCCCGCTTGGCACGCTTCTGCCAGAAACTGAACCGTCTAAAGCCACTGGAAGAGTCTAGCATGGAGACGTCACTGCGACGCTGTCTGTCCACACTGGACTTGACCCTGTTGGGTGTGGGTGGCATGGTGGGATCTGGGCTTTATGTGCTCACAGGCACGGTGGCCAAGGACATGGCTGGACCTGCTGTGCTCTTATCCTTTTTGGTGGCCGCTGTAGCCTCCCTGTTGGCAGCCCTGTGCTATGCAGAATTTGGAGCCCGTGTGCCTCGAACCGGCTCTGCATACTTGTTCACCTATGTGTCCATGGGCGAAATATGGGCATTCCTCATTGGCTGGAAcgtgcttctggaatacctcattgGGGGGGCTGCAGTGGCCCGGGCCTGGAGTGGCTATTTGGACGCCATCTTTAACCACAGCATTCGCAACTTCACAGAGTCTCACGTGGGTGTCTGGCAGATGCCCTTCCTGGCCCACTATCCAGATTTTCTGGCTGCTGGCATTTTACTGGTGGCTTCCGCCTTTGTTTCTTGTGGAGCCCGAGTCTCCTCCTGGCTTAACCACACATTCTCAGCCATCAGTCTGATTGTTATCCTTTTCATCATTGTCCTGGGTTTCATCCTGGCCCGCCCTCACAACTGGAGTGCAGAAGAGGGTGGCTTTGCACCCTTTGGCTTCTCTGGCATCCTGGCTGGCACAGCTACCTGTTTCTATGCCTTTGTGGGCTTTGATGTCATTGCTGCCTCCAGTGAGGAAGCCAAAAACCCACGGTGGGCTGTGCCAATGGCCATTGCCATCTCCCTTGGCCTGGCAGCTGGTGCTTATATTCTGGTCTCCACTGTGTTAACCCTCATGGTACCTTGGCACAGCCTGGACCCTGACTCAGCACTTGCTGATGCTTTCTACAggcggggctacagctgggctggCTTCATTGTGGCAGTTGGCTCCATTTGTG ccatgaatacGGTCCTGCTCAGCAACCTCTTCTCCCTGCCACGCATTGTCTATGCCATGGCCGCTGACGGGCTCTTCTTCCAGATATTTGCTCGGGTGCATCCCCGGACGCAGGTGCCTGTGGTGGGGATCCTGGTGTTTGGGGTCCTCATGGCTCTCCTGGCACTGCTGCTGGACCTTGAGGCACTGGTCCAGTTCCTATCCATCGGCACCCTGCTGGCCTATACTTTTGTGGCCACCAGCATCATTGTGCTGCGTTTTCAGAAAGCTTCTCCACTCGACTCTCCTTGCCTAGCCAGCCCTGGCCCCACAGCTAAGAAGTACGACTCCTTCTCAGACCATATACAGCTAGTGGGTGATGCACAAAACTTGATGTCTGAGCCTGGGCAGCTGCGACCAACTCTGAAGCCCTTCCTGGGCTTCCTGGATGGATGCATCCCTGGAACTGCTGTGGCCTGGGCGCTTGGCATCTTGGTAGcctcagccatctctctggcgTGTGTACTGGTCTTCGGGAACTCAGAGCTGCACCTCCCACAGTGGGGCTATGTCTTGCTGCTGGTCATCAGTGGTGCTGTTTTTCTGCTAAGCCTTCTGGTCCTGGGGGCTCACCAGCAGCAAAAGAAGCAAGACACTTTCCAG ATACCTTTGGTGCCCCTGACTCCAGCCCTGAGCATCcttctcaacatctgcctcatgCTGAAGCTGAGCTACCTGACCTGGCTGCGTTTTATCTTCTGGCTGCTGCTCG GACTTGTCGTGTATTTTGGCTATGGCGTCTGGCACagcaaggagaaagagagggagccACTGGAGCTGACTACCGCGCACTACGTGGTGTTCCCCAGCGGCAGCCTGGAGGAAACGGTACAGGCAGTGCAGCCTGCTAGCCAGGCTCCAGTGCAGGAGTCAGGCTGTGCTGAGTAG
- the Slc7a4 gene encoding cationic amino acid transporter 4 isoform X2, with translation MWRGEVHHSFHIRDSGVQPWPPGRLASGSRSWFRTPSAMARGLPSTARLARFCQKLNRLKPLEESSMETSLRRCLSTLDLTLLGVGGMVGSGLYVLTGTVAKDMAGPAVLLSFLVAAVASLLAALCYAEFGARVPRTGSAYLFTYVSMGEIWAFLIGWNVLLEYLIGGAAVARAWSGYLDAIFNHSIRNFTESHVGVWQMPFLAHYPDFLAAGILLVASAFVSCGARVSSWLNHTFSAISLIVILFIIVLGFILARPHNWSAEEGGFAPFGFSGILAGTATCFYAFVGFDVIAASSEEAKNPRWAVPMAIAISLGLAAGAYILVSTVLTLMVPWHSLDPDSALADAFYRRGYSWAGFIVAVGSICAMNTVLLSNLFSLPRIVYAMAADGLFFQIFARVHPRTQVPVVGILVFGVLMALLALLLDLEALVQFLSIGTLLAYTFVATSIIVLRFQKASPLDSPCLASPGPTAKKYDSFSDHIQLVGDAQNLMSEPGQLRPTLKPFLGFLDGCIPGTAVAWALGILVASAISLACVLVFGNSELHLPQWGYVLLLVISGAVFLLSLLVLGAHQQQKKQDTFQIPLVPLTPALSILLNICLMLKLSYLTWLRFIFWLLLGLVVYFGYGVWHSKEKEREPLELTTAHYVVFPSGSLEETVQAVQPASQAPVQESGCAE, from the exons ATGTGGCGAGGGGAGGTGCACCACAGCTTCCACATCCGGGACTCGGGGGTGCAGCCCTGGCCTCCTGGCCGCCTGGCTTCAG GTTCCAGAAGCTGGTTCAGGACTCCGTCTGCCATGGCCCGGGGACTGCCCAGCACTGCCCGCTTGGCACGCTTCTGCCAGAAACTGAACCGTCTAAAGCCACTGGAAGAGTCTAGCATGGAGACGTCACTGCGACGCTGTCTGTCCACACTGGACTTGACCCTGTTGGGTGTGGGTGGCATGGTGGGATCTGGGCTTTATGTGCTCACAGGCACGGTGGCCAAGGACATGGCTGGACCTGCTGTGCTCTTATCCTTTTTGGTGGCCGCTGTAGCCTCCCTGTTGGCAGCCCTGTGCTATGCAGAATTTGGAGCCCGTGTGCCTCGAACCGGCTCTGCATACTTGTTCACCTATGTGTCCATGGGCGAAATATGGGCATTCCTCATTGGCTGGAAcgtgcttctggaatacctcattgGGGGGGCTGCAGTGGCCCGGGCCTGGAGTGGCTATTTGGACGCCATCTTTAACCACAGCATTCGCAACTTCACAGAGTCTCACGTGGGTGTCTGGCAGATGCCCTTCCTGGCCCACTATCCAGATTTTCTGGCTGCTGGCATTTTACTGGTGGCTTCCGCCTTTGTTTCTTGTGGAGCCCGAGTCTCCTCCTGGCTTAACCACACATTCTCAGCCATCAGTCTGATTGTTATCCTTTTCATCATTGTCCTGGGTTTCATCCTGGCCCGCCCTCACAACTGGAGTGCAGAAGAGGGTGGCTTTGCACCCTTTGGCTTCTCTGGCATCCTGGCTGGCACAGCTACCTGTTTCTATGCCTTTGTGGGCTTTGATGTCATTGCTGCCTCCAGTGAGGAAGCCAAAAACCCACGGTGGGCTGTGCCAATGGCCATTGCCATCTCCCTTGGCCTGGCAGCTGGTGCTTATATTCTGGTCTCCACTGTGTTAACCCTCATGGTACCTTGGCACAGCCTGGACCCTGACTCAGCACTTGCTGATGCTTTCTACAggcggggctacagctgggctggCTTCATTGTGGCAGTTGGCTCCATTTGTG ccatgaatacGGTCCTGCTCAGCAACCTCTTCTCCCTGCCACGCATTGTCTATGCCATGGCCGCTGACGGGCTCTTCTTCCAGATATTTGCTCGGGTGCATCCCCGGACGCAGGTGCCTGTGGTGGGGATCCTGGTGTTTGGGGTCCTCATGGCTCTCCTGGCACTGCTGCTGGACCTTGAGGCACTGGTCCAGTTCCTATCCATCGGCACCCTGCTGGCCTATACTTTTGTGGCCACCAGCATCATTGTGCTGCGTTTTCAGAAAGCTTCTCCACTCGACTCTCCTTGCCTAGCCAGCCCTGGCCCCACAGCTAAGAAGTACGACTCCTTCTCAGACCATATACAGCTAGTGGGTGATGCACAAAACTTGATGTCTGAGCCTGGGCAGCTGCGACCAACTCTGAAGCCCTTCCTGGGCTTCCTGGATGGATGCATCCCTGGAACTGCTGTGGCCTGGGCGCTTGGCATCTTGGTAGcctcagccatctctctggcgTGTGTACTGGTCTTCGGGAACTCAGAGCTGCACCTCCCACAGTGGGGCTATGTCTTGCTGCTGGTCATCAGTGGTGCTGTTTTTCTGCTAAGCCTTCTGGTCCTGGGGGCTCACCAGCAGCAAAAGAAGCAAGACACTTTCCAG ATACCTTTGGTGCCCCTGACTCCAGCCCTGAGCATCcttctcaacatctgcctcatgCTGAAGCTGAGCTACCTGACCTGGCTGCGTTTTATCTTCTGGCTGCTGCTCG GACTTGTCGTGTATTTTGGCTATGGCGTCTGGCACagcaaggagaaagagagggagccACTGGAGCTGACTACCGCGCACTACGTGGTGTTCCCCAGCGGCAGCCTGGAGGAAACGGTACAGGCAGTGCAGCCTGCTAGCCAGGCTCCAGTGCAGGAGTCAGGCTGTGCTGAGTAG
- the Slc7a4 gene encoding cationic amino acid transporter 4 isoform X3: MARGLPSTARLARFCQKLNRLKPLEESSMETSLRRCLSTLDLTLLGVGGMVGSGLYVLTGTVAKDMAGPAVLLSFLVAAVASLLAALCYAEFGARVPRTGSAYLFTYVSMGEIWAFLIGWNVLLEYLIGGAAVARAWSGYLDAIFNHSIRNFTESHVGVWQMPFLAHYPDFLAAGILLVASAFVSCGARVSSWLNHTFSAISLIVILFIIVLGFILARPHNWSAEEGGFAPFGFSGILAGTATCFYAFVGFDVIAASSEEAKNPRWAVPMAIAISLGLAAGAYILVSTVLTLMVPWHSLDPDSALADAFYRRGYSWAGFIVAVGSICAMNTVLLSNLFSLPRIVYAMAADGLFFQIFARVHPRTQVPVVGILVFGVLMALLALLLDLEALVQFLSIGTLLAYTFVATSIIVLRFQKASPLDSPCLASPGPTAKKYDSFSDHIQLVGDAQNLMSEPGQLRPTLKPFLGFLDGCIPGTAVAWALGILVASAISLACVLVFGNSELHLPQWGYVLLLVISGAVFLLSLLVLGAHQQQKKQDTFQIPLVPLTPALSILLNICLMLKLSYLTWLRFIFWLLLGLVVYFGYGVWHSKEKEREPLELTTAHYVVFPSGSLEETVQAVQPASQAPVQESGCAE; the protein is encoded by the exons ATGGCCCGGGGACTGCCCAGCACTGCCCGCTTGGCACGCTTCTGCCAGAAACTGAACCGTCTAAAGCCACTGGAAGAGTCTAGCATGGAGACGTCACTGCGACGCTGTCTGTCCACACTGGACTTGACCCTGTTGGGTGTGGGTGGCATGGTGGGATCTGGGCTTTATGTGCTCACAGGCACGGTGGCCAAGGACATGGCTGGACCTGCTGTGCTCTTATCCTTTTTGGTGGCCGCTGTAGCCTCCCTGTTGGCAGCCCTGTGCTATGCAGAATTTGGAGCCCGTGTGCCTCGAACCGGCTCTGCATACTTGTTCACCTATGTGTCCATGGGCGAAATATGGGCATTCCTCATTGGCTGGAAcgtgcttctggaatacctcattgGGGGGGCTGCAGTGGCCCGGGCCTGGAGTGGCTATTTGGACGCCATCTTTAACCACAGCATTCGCAACTTCACAGAGTCTCACGTGGGTGTCTGGCAGATGCCCTTCCTGGCCCACTATCCAGATTTTCTGGCTGCTGGCATTTTACTGGTGGCTTCCGCCTTTGTTTCTTGTGGAGCCCGAGTCTCCTCCTGGCTTAACCACACATTCTCAGCCATCAGTCTGATTGTTATCCTTTTCATCATTGTCCTGGGTTTCATCCTGGCCCGCCCTCACAACTGGAGTGCAGAAGAGGGTGGCTTTGCACCCTTTGGCTTCTCTGGCATCCTGGCTGGCACAGCTACCTGTTTCTATGCCTTTGTGGGCTTTGATGTCATTGCTGCCTCCAGTGAGGAAGCCAAAAACCCACGGTGGGCTGTGCCAATGGCCATTGCCATCTCCCTTGGCCTGGCAGCTGGTGCTTATATTCTGGTCTCCACTGTGTTAACCCTCATGGTACCTTGGCACAGCCTGGACCCTGACTCAGCACTTGCTGATGCTTTCTACAggcggggctacagctgggctggCTTCATTGTGGCAGTTGGCTCCATTTGTG ccatgaatacGGTCCTGCTCAGCAACCTCTTCTCCCTGCCACGCATTGTCTATGCCATGGCCGCTGACGGGCTCTTCTTCCAGATATTTGCTCGGGTGCATCCCCGGACGCAGGTGCCTGTGGTGGGGATCCTGGTGTTTGGGGTCCTCATGGCTCTCCTGGCACTGCTGCTGGACCTTGAGGCACTGGTCCAGTTCCTATCCATCGGCACCCTGCTGGCCTATACTTTTGTGGCCACCAGCATCATTGTGCTGCGTTTTCAGAAAGCTTCTCCACTCGACTCTCCTTGCCTAGCCAGCCCTGGCCCCACAGCTAAGAAGTACGACTCCTTCTCAGACCATATACAGCTAGTGGGTGATGCACAAAACTTGATGTCTGAGCCTGGGCAGCTGCGACCAACTCTGAAGCCCTTCCTGGGCTTCCTGGATGGATGCATCCCTGGAACTGCTGTGGCCTGGGCGCTTGGCATCTTGGTAGcctcagccatctctctggcgTGTGTACTGGTCTTCGGGAACTCAGAGCTGCACCTCCCACAGTGGGGCTATGTCTTGCTGCTGGTCATCAGTGGTGCTGTTTTTCTGCTAAGCCTTCTGGTCCTGGGGGCTCACCAGCAGCAAAAGAAGCAAGACACTTTCCAG ATACCTTTGGTGCCCCTGACTCCAGCCCTGAGCATCcttctcaacatctgcctcatgCTGAAGCTGAGCTACCTGACCTGGCTGCGTTTTATCTTCTGGCTGCTGCTCG GACTTGTCGTGTATTTTGGCTATGGCGTCTGGCACagcaaggagaaagagagggagccACTGGAGCTGACTACCGCGCACTACGTGGTGTTCCCCAGCGGCAGCCTGGAGGAAACGGTACAGGCAGTGCAGCCTGCTAGCCAGGCTCCAGTGCAGGAGTCAGGCTGTGCTGAGTAG